One genomic window of Dethiosulfovibrio russensis includes the following:
- a CDS encoding helix-turn-helix domain-containing protein: MGSEEKILEALSEKAMKAGELAESIGLEKDDVSKALKTLKAQGRVVSPKRCYYGLPE, from the coding sequence ATGGGTTCCGAGGAAAAAATTCTGGAGGCTCTTTCCGAGAAGGCCATGAAAGCCGGAGAGCTAGCCGAATCTATCGGTCTGGAGAAGGACGATGTCTCCAAGGCGTTGAAGACCCTGAAGGCTCAGGGCAGGGTGGTATCCCCTAAACGCTGTTATTACGGACTCCCGGAGTAG
- a CDS encoding Glu/Leu/Phe/Val family dehydrogenase: MAVVKRTSDNVLLDTALKNFYAATEEMGLEDGLVEILSRSERKTCVSIPVEMDDGTVKVFDGFRVAHSSAVGPAKGGVRFHPEVCLDECEALAFMMTWKCSLAGIPYGGGKGGVCCNPLEISPKEKERICRTFAARIEPVVGAWTDIPAPDVNTGGQEMVWFMDTISKMRGRLEPAIFTGKPIPLWGSKGRNAATGLGVATCAIELMNALDKPVKGATVAVQGFGNVGTFAALTMIDAGAKVVAISDITGTYYCKDGLDIKKAFDHVSNHPKKLLEGFEQPGLEKRDLAALVTTECDILLPCALEGAINGKNADEVKAKYIVEGANGPITPEADAVLDGKGILVVPDFLANSGGVIGSYFEWCQDLGGFFWTQEDYNNRLLRIMKDNFKTVWDYSQSKNVKMRRAAFMAAIQRVADAVKMRGVFM, from the coding sequence ATGGCAGTGGTGAAACGTACTTCCGATAACGTACTGCTCGATACGGCCCTCAAGAACTTCTACGCCGCGACGGAGGAGATGGGACTCGAGGACGGACTGGTAGAGATACTCAGCCGTTCGGAGAGAAAGACCTGCGTCTCCATCCCGGTCGAGATGGACGACGGAACGGTCAAGGTATTCGACGGATTCCGCGTAGCTCACTCCTCGGCGGTCGGCCCGGCCAAGGGTGGCGTTCGCTTCCACCCCGAGGTCTGTCTTGACGAGTGCGAGGCTCTGGCTTTCATGATGACCTGGAAATGTTCCTTGGCCGGTATTCCCTACGGTGGAGGCAAGGGTGGAGTCTGTTGTAACCCTCTTGAGATCTCTCCCAAGGAGAAAGAACGCATCTGCAGGACCTTTGCCGCTCGGATCGAGCCGGTCGTAGGTGCCTGGACCGACATCCCCGCTCCCGACGTCAACACCGGTGGACAGGAGATGGTATGGTTTATGGATACCATCAGCAAGATGCGCGGACGCCTCGAGCCGGCGATCTTCACAGGCAAGCCCATCCCTCTGTGGGGTTCCAAGGGCCGTAACGCCGCTACCGGACTCGGAGTGGCTACCTGTGCCATCGAGCTGATGAACGCGCTCGACAAGCCAGTCAAGGGTGCGACCGTGGCCGTTCAGGGCTTCGGAAACGTCGGAACCTTCGCTGCCTTGACGATGATAGACGCAGGAGCCAAGGTCGTAGCCATCAGCGACATCACCGGAACCTACTATTGCAAGGACGGTCTGGACATCAAGAAGGCCTTCGATCATGTCTCCAACCATCCCAAGAAGCTTCTTGAAGGATTCGAGCAGCCCGGTCTTGAGAAGAGGGATCTCGCTGCCCTCGTAACGACCGAGTGCGACATCCTTCTGCCCTGTGCTCTTGAGGGAGCCATCAACGGTAAGAACGCCGACGAAGTCAAGGCCAAGTACATCGTAGAGGGAGCCAACGGCCCCATCACTCCCGAGGCGGACGCCGTTCTCGACGGTAAGGGGATCCTGGTCGTTCCTGATTTCCTGGCTAACTCCGGCGGAGTCATAGGCTCCTACTTCGAGTGGTGTCAGGACCTGGGCGGATTCTTCTGGACCCAGGAGGACTACAACAACCGTCTTCTCAGGATCATGAAGGACAACTTCAAGACGGTCTGGGATTACTCTCAGAGCAAGAACGTCAAGATGCGCAGAGCCGCCTTCATGGCAGCCATCCAGCGTGTCGCCGATGCCGTAAAGATGAGAGGCGTCTTTATGTAG
- a CDS encoding peroxiredoxin — MYRIGDKIEDIKTNAFHQGDLKEIKMSDYEGKWKVLFFYPADFTFVCPTELGEMADYYDKFVEEGAEIFSVSTDSEFVHMAWHEASPTIAKIRFPMLADPSGKISRDFGVYLEEDGVALRGTFVIDPQGVLKAVEIHDLDIGRSAKEALRKLQAAKFSAAHGQVCPASWEPGDEGMVPGKDLVGKI, encoded by the coding sequence ATGTATCGTATAGGAGACAAGATCGAGGATATCAAGACCAACGCTTTTCATCAGGGAGACCTGAAGGAGATAAAAATGTCCGATTACGAGGGGAAATGGAAGGTTTTGTTCTTCTATCCCGCCGATTTTACCTTCGTATGTCCCACCGAACTGGGGGAAATGGCCGATTACTACGATAAATTCGTGGAGGAAGGGGCCGAGATTTTCAGCGTCAGCACCGACTCCGAGTTCGTCCATATGGCCTGGCACGAGGCTTCTCCGACGATAGCCAAGATTCGTTTCCCCATGTTGGCCGATCCCAGCGGCAAGATAAGCAGGGATTTCGGGGTATACTTGGAGGAGGATGGGGTAGCCCTGAGAGGGACCTTCGTGATCGATCCTCAGGGAGTGCTGAAGGCGGTGGAGATACACGATCTCGATATCGGCAGAAGTGCCAAGGAGGCTCTCAGAAAACTCCAGGCCGCTAAATTCTCCGCCGCACACGGTCAGGTTTGTCCCGCAAGCTGGGAACCCGGTGACGAGGGAATGGTTCCAGGGAAGGATCTTGTAGGAAAAATATAG
- the asnS gene encoding asparagine--tRNA ligase gives MAAPWITIKDMPQHVEEEVSIRGWMYNKRSSGKIHFLQIRDGSGFVQAVMVKKEVSPEEFEAAKKLWMEASVEITGTVRSDDRAPSGVELTVSNIKVNHNPTDEYPIGKKDHGVDFLLDNRHLWLRSQRQRAIMTIRERIVWSWRQFLHDRDFLLVDSPIITGAIGEGASGLFELDYFDQKAYLAQTGQLYAEAAAAAYGKVYCFGPTFRAEKSKTRRHLTEFWMLEPEVAYYDHKDNMDLQEALVSYTVEQVLEHCKEELALLERELSPLKSVLEGPFYRISYRDAVKKLNELGSSIKFGDDLGAEDETILTQQYDRPIFVECYPKGAKAFYMKENPDDKETVLCADLLAPEGYGEIIGGSQREDDLDKLTARMESDGLDMDSYGWYLDLRRYGTFVHSGFGIGLERTIAWICGLHHIREVIPWPRTIYRLNP, from the coding sequence ATGGCAGCACCGTGGATCACTATCAAGGACATGCCGCAACACGTCGAAGAAGAGGTTAGTATCAGAGGATGGATGTACAACAAAAGAAGCTCCGGAAAAATACATTTCCTCCAGATAAGGGACGGATCGGGATTCGTACAGGCCGTCATGGTAAAAAAAGAGGTCTCTCCGGAAGAATTCGAAGCGGCCAAGAAACTCTGGATGGAGGCGTCGGTGGAGATAACCGGGACGGTCAGATCCGACGACAGGGCCCCATCGGGAGTGGAGCTCACAGTCTCCAACATAAAGGTGAATCACAACCCGACCGACGAATATCCCATAGGCAAGAAAGACCACGGGGTGGACTTCCTGTTGGACAACCGCCATCTCTGGCTGAGGAGCCAGAGACAGAGGGCCATCATGACCATAAGGGAGAGGATAGTCTGGTCCTGGAGACAGTTCCTCCACGACAGAGACTTCCTCCTGGTGGACAGCCCCATAATAACCGGAGCCATCGGGGAGGGAGCTTCCGGTCTCTTCGAACTGGACTACTTCGACCAGAAGGCCTATCTGGCTCAGACTGGACAACTGTACGCTGAGGCGGCGGCAGCTGCTTACGGCAAGGTCTATTGCTTCGGCCCCACCTTCAGGGCGGAAAAATCCAAGACAAGGAGGCACCTCACCGAGTTCTGGATGCTGGAGCCCGAGGTGGCCTACTACGACCATAAGGACAACATGGACCTTCAGGAAGCCCTGGTAAGCTATACGGTGGAACAGGTGTTGGAACACTGCAAAGAGGAGCTGGCCCTCCTGGAGAGGGAACTCTCCCCACTCAAGTCGGTCCTAGAAGGTCCGTTCTACCGCATATCCTACAGGGATGCGGTGAAGAAACTCAACGAATTGGGAAGCTCCATAAAATTCGGAGACGATTTGGGGGCCGAGGACGAGACGATACTGACCCAGCAGTACGACCGGCCCATCTTCGTAGAATGCTACCCCAAGGGGGCCAAGGCCTTTTACATGAAGGAAAACCCCGACGACAAAGAGACAGTGCTCTGTGCCGACCTGCTGGCTCCGGAGGGATACGGAGAGATCATCGGAGGATCCCAGAGGGAGGACGACCTGGATAAACTGACCGCCAGGATGGAATCGGACGGCCTGGACATGGATTCCTACGGCTGGTATCTCGACCTTCGCAGATACGGCACCTTCGTCCACAGCGGATTCGGGATCGGTCTGGAACGCACCATAGCCTGGATATGCGGTCTACATCACATCAGAGAGGTAATTCCCTGGCCCAGGACCATCTACAGGCTGAACCCTTAA
- a CDS encoding Fur family transcriptional regulator, which produces MQRRSRQRDAILKVLEVEGVHPTAEDVLAEVRKEIPNVSLGTIYRNLDQLCEAGLIWKIQMEEGPCRYEGNLDGHLHAVCPICGEIRDVWPSGDPIARDSLPKEFAEAEYRLLLISPCERCRCKA; this is translated from the coding sequence ATGCAGAGAAGATCGAGACAGAGGGACGCCATACTCAAGGTCCTTGAGGTTGAGGGAGTTCACCCTACCGCTGAGGACGTTCTCGCGGAGGTCCGCAAAGAGATCCCCAACGTCAGTCTCGGAACGATCTACAGGAATCTAGATCAACTCTGCGAGGCCGGACTGATCTGGAAGATCCAGATGGAGGAGGGGCCCTGCCGCTACGAGGGCAATCTGGACGGACACCTTCATGCCGTCTGTCCCATATGTGGAGAGATAAGGGATGTCTGGCCCTCCGGGGATCCCATAGCCCGCGATTCGCTCCCGAAGGAGTTCGCCGAGGCGGAATACAGGCTTCTGCTTATATCTCCATGTGAAAGATGTCGTTGCAAGGCTTGA